One segment of Bradyrhizobium sp. CB2312 DNA contains the following:
- a CDS encoding thioredoxin family protein, which translates to MTVKLLAVSAALIGMAVTGAVIPGICDDAARATPVGTAAAAPIQVAATSQQAAPDFTGINTWFNSKPLGIADLRGKVVLVDFWTYGCVNCVNTLPHVTDLYAKYKDKGLVVVGVHTPEFPFERSASNVQAALKRHGITYPVAQDNDSKTWNAYRNQYWPAQYIIDQSGKIVFQHEGEGAYDQIDRTVARLLNANS; encoded by the coding sequence ATGACTGTCAAGCTGCTCGCCGTTTCCGCCGCCCTGATCGGCATGGCCGTGACCGGCGCCGTCATCCCCGGCATCTGCGACGACGCCGCGCGCGCGACGCCTGTCGGCACCGCAGCGGCAGCGCCGATCCAGGTCGCGGCCACGAGCCAACAGGCCGCACCCGACTTCACCGGGATCAACACCTGGTTCAACTCGAAACCGCTTGGCATCGCCGACCTGCGCGGCAAGGTCGTGCTGGTCGACTTCTGGACCTATGGCTGCGTCAACTGCGTCAACACGCTGCCGCACGTCACCGATCTCTATGCCAAATACAAGGACAAGGGCCTCGTCGTGGTCGGCGTGCACACGCCGGAATTCCCGTTCGAGCGCTCCGCCTCCAACGTCCAGGCCGCGCTGAAGCGCCACGGCATCACCTATCCGGTGGCGCAGGACAATGACTCCAAGACCTGGAACGCCTATCGCAACCAGTATTGGCCGGCGCAGTACATCATCGACCAGAGCGGCAAGATCGTGTTCCAGCACGAGGGCGAAGGCGCCTACGACCAGATCGACCGCACCGTCGCCCGGCTGCTGAACGCCAACAGCTGA
- a CDS encoding MFS transporter has product MLDVTSANEIADDSRVRANVVRLAAAQALTGANSAVIFATGAIVGATLAPDMSFATVPISMYVVGLAAGTLPTGAISRRFGRRAAFVVGTGLGALTGLLGCFAILHGSFALFCLATFLGGLYGAVAQSYRFAAADGASVAYRPKAVSWVMAGGVFAGVLGPQLVQWTMDVWSPYLFAFSFLVQAAVALVAMGIVAGVDMPKPAPADLHGGRPLLTIVSQPRFIAAALCGVISYPVMNLVMTSAPLAMKMCGLSVSDSNFGIQWHIVAMYGPSFFTGALIARFGAPVIVAVGLLLEAGAAGVGLSGLTAMHFWATLIVLGVGWNFSFIGASALVLETHRPQERNKVQAFNDFLVFGMMAIGSFSSGQLLANFGWSAVNMVVFPPVVLGLAVLSLVSWARRRKARLEAAMGEFPDAV; this is encoded by the coding sequence ATGCTAGACGTGACTTCAGCCAACGAGATCGCCGACGATTCGCGCGTGCGTGCCAATGTGGTGCGCCTTGCGGCCGCGCAGGCGCTGACCGGCGCCAACTCGGCGGTGATCTTCGCCACCGGTGCGATCGTCGGCGCCACGCTCGCGCCCGACATGTCGTTCGCGACCGTGCCGATCTCGATGTATGTGGTGGGCCTCGCCGCCGGCACGCTGCCGACCGGCGCGATCTCGCGCCGCTTCGGCCGCCGCGCCGCCTTCGTGGTCGGCACCGGCCTTGGCGCGCTGACGGGCCTGCTCGGCTGCTTCGCCATCCTGCACGGCTCGTTCGCGCTGTTTTGCCTCGCGACCTTCCTCGGCGGCCTCTATGGCGCGGTGGCGCAATCCTATCGCTTCGCCGCCGCCGACGGCGCCAGCGTCGCTTATCGGCCCAAGGCCGTGTCGTGGGTGATGGCAGGCGGCGTGTTCGCCGGCGTGCTCGGTCCGCAGCTCGTGCAATGGACCATGGACGTGTGGTCGCCTTATCTGTTCGCCTTCAGCTTCCTGGTGCAGGCCGCCGTGGCGCTGGTCGCGATGGGCATCGTCGCCGGCGTCGATATGCCCAAGCCCGCGCCGGCCGATCTGCACGGCGGCCGGCCGCTGCTCACGATCGTCAGTCAGCCGCGCTTCATCGCCGCCGCGCTGTGCGGCGTCATCTCCTATCCCGTGATGAATCTGGTGATGACCTCGGCGCCGCTCGCCATGAAGATGTGTGGCCTCAGCGTGTCCGATTCCAATTTCGGCATTCAATGGCACATCGTCGCCATGTACGGCCCGAGCTTCTTCACCGGCGCGCTGATCGCGCGCTTCGGCGCGCCCGTGATCGTCGCTGTTGGCCTGCTGCTGGAAGCGGGCGCCGCCGGCGTCGGCCTCTCCGGCCTCACCGCGATGCACTTCTGGGCCACCTTGATCGTGCTCGGCGTGGGCTGGAATTTCTCCTTCATCGGCGCCTCCGCGCTGGTGCTGGAGACGCATCGCCCGCAGGAGCGCAACAAGGTGCAGGCCTTCAACGACTTCCTGGTGTTCGGCATGATGGCGATCGGCTCGTTCTCCTCGGGCCAGCTGCTGGCCAATTTCGGCTGGTCCGCGGTGAACATGGTGGTGTTCCCGCCGGTGGTGCTGGGCCTTGCCGTGCTCTCGCTGGTCTCCTGGGCACGCCGCCGCAAGGCGCGGCTGGAGGCGGCCATGGGCGAGTTCCCCGACGCGGTGTGA
- a CDS encoding carboxymuconolactone decarboxylase family protein, protein MRLKLLSPGEMNESQRQTYDESIAGKRGKPPAPMMAWLNSPEMARHATRLGEVLRFDTIFPAKLSEIAILVTARHWTAHYEWYAHKRLALAGGMDLEIIDAIRDRRTPEFDDPKAKMIYDLAKSLHEGHGVEKGLYDEAVKLLSERGVVEVIGLCGYYTMVSMTLNTFEFELPDGEVPELS, encoded by the coding sequence ATGCGCCTGAAGCTTCTTTCGCCTGGCGAAATGAACGAGAGCCAGCGGCAGACCTATGACGAGTCGATTGCCGGCAAGCGCGGCAAGCCGCCGGCGCCGATGATGGCCTGGCTCAACAGCCCGGAGATGGCGCGCCATGCGACGCGGCTCGGCGAAGTGCTGCGCTTCGATACGATCTTTCCGGCAAAACTCTCGGAGATCGCCATCCTGGTGACGGCACGGCACTGGACCGCGCATTACGAATGGTATGCGCATAAGCGCCTCGCGCTTGCGGGCGGCATGGACCTAGAGATCATCGACGCGATCCGCGACCGCCGCACGCCCGAGTTCGACGATCCCAAGGCTAAGATGATCTACGACCTCGCGAAGTCGCTGCATGAGGGTCACGGCGTCGAGAAGGGCCTCTATGATGAGGCGGTGAAGCTGCTCAGCGAGCGCGGCGTGGTCGAGGTGATCGGGCTGTGCGGCTATTACACCATGGTGTCGATGACGCTGAACACGTTCGAGTTCGAGCTGCCCGACGGCGAGGTGCCGGAGCTCTCATAG
- a CDS encoding cytochrome c biogenesis CcdA family protein, with product MLELLFAVLAGILTIAAPCTLPMLPILLGASIGRAGHLRPAMIALGFVVSFSAVALLLGALTRAFDFDPNVLREAAAILLLGFGLLMLWPAPFEWLSIRLNGWLDLGAASGVQREGAIGGLVLGTTLGLVWTPCAGPVLGSILTLVATSKNLAWAGTLLVAYAIGAAIPMLAIAYGGQAATTRVRSLARISPRLQQGFGIVVIAFALAAYFQYDTLIVAWLTGFYPTGQIGL from the coding sequence ATGCTCGAACTTCTCTTCGCTGTTCTCGCCGGCATCCTCACCATCGCCGCGCCGTGCACCTTGCCGATGCTGCCGATCCTGCTCGGCGCCTCGATCGGGCGCGCGGGGCATCTGCGGCCAGCGATGATCGCGCTCGGCTTCGTCGTCTCGTTCTCCGCCGTCGCGCTGCTGCTCGGCGCGCTCACGCGGGCATTCGATTTCGATCCGAACGTGCTGCGCGAGGCTGCCGCGATTCTGCTGCTCGGGTTCGGCCTGCTGATGCTGTGGCCGGCGCCGTTCGAATGGCTGTCGATCCGGCTCAATGGCTGGCTCGACCTTGGCGCTGCGAGCGGCGTGCAGCGCGAGGGTGCGATCGGCGGGCTCGTGCTCGGCACCACGCTGGGCCTGGTCTGGACGCCCTGCGCAGGGCCCGTGCTCGGTTCGATCCTGACGCTGGTCGCGACTTCGAAGAACCTGGCCTGGGCCGGCACGCTGCTGGTCGCCTACGCCATCGGCGCTGCGATCCCGATGCTGGCGATCGCCTATGGCGGACAGGCCGCGACCACGCGGGTGCGCAGCCTGGCGCGGATCTCGCCGCGGCTGCAGCAGGGTTTTGGCATCGTCGTGATCGCTTTCGCCCTCGCCGCCTACTTCCAATACGACACGCTGATCGTGGCGTGGCTCACCGGCTTCTATCCCACCGGCCAGATCGGCCTGTGA
- a CDS encoding VOC family protein, which translates to MSQTSAVAAGTRIGHVHLKVADLERALGFYCGVLGFELMQRMGSGAAFISAGGYHHHIGLNTWESKGGSPPPPGTTGLFHTAILYPTRPALADALHRVLSAGIALDGASDHGVSEALYLRDPDQNGVELYWDKPSEQWPFGPDGKLAMFTKRLDVEDLLRQREA; encoded by the coding sequence ATGTCGCAAACATCCGCCGTCGCCGCCGGCACCCGGATCGGCCACGTCCACCTCAAGGTCGCCGATCTCGAGCGCGCGCTCGGCTTCTATTGCGGCGTGCTCGGCTTCGAGCTGATGCAGCGCATGGGCTCCGGCGCGGCGTTCATCTCGGCGGGCGGCTATCATCACCACATCGGGCTCAACACCTGGGAGAGCAAGGGCGGCTCGCCGCCGCCGCCGGGCACGACCGGATTGTTTCACACCGCGATCCTCTATCCGACCCGCCCGGCGCTGGCGGATGCGCTGCACCGGGTGCTCTCGGCCGGCATCGCGCTGGACGGCGCCAGCGACCACGGCGTCAGCGAGGCGCTGTATTTGCGCGACCCGGACCAGAATGGCGTGGAGCTGTATTGGGACAAGCCCAGCGAGCAATGGCCGTTCGGGCCGGATGGGAAGCTCGCGATGTTTACCAAGCGGCTGGATGTGGAGGACCTCTTGAGGCAACGCGAAGCGTGA
- a CDS encoding acyl-CoA dehydrogenase family protein: MALVLTEEQSMLRDSARGLISDKAPVSHLRSLRDSKDPTGFAKELWHSFAEMGFAGLLVPEEFGGSGLGVMEAGIVMEEIGRTLMPSPFLATSVVATSALNRGGNAAQKSDYLPKIANGSLLATLAIDEGAKHRPLQTNLQAVRAGNGFKLSGAKALVVDGHVADLLIVAARTAGSAGDREGLTLFLVNPKAKGISIERTIMVDAHNAARIEFANIEVNADSVLGEVDQGAGLLDGVLDIGRGAVAAEMVGLSDEVFGRTVEYLKNRKQFGKLIGEFQALQHRAAELYVDIEITRAATMKALQALDADVTKAASAVAVAKARAGTTATRAVQEGVQMHGGMGMTDQFDIGFFMKRARVCEELFGDANYHTEQLARVRGY; this comes from the coding sequence ATGGCCCTCGTCCTCACCGAAGAACAATCCATGCTCCGCGACTCCGCGCGCGGGCTGATCAGCGACAAGGCGCCGGTGTCGCACCTGCGATCTTTGCGCGACTCCAAGGATCCCACCGGCTTCGCCAAGGAGCTGTGGCACTCCTTTGCCGAGATGGGCTTTGCCGGCCTCTTGGTGCCGGAAGAGTTCGGCGGCTCTGGCCTCGGCGTCATGGAGGCCGGAATCGTCATGGAGGAGATCGGCCGCACCTTGATGCCGTCGCCGTTCCTCGCCACCAGCGTGGTCGCGACCTCAGCGCTGAACCGCGGCGGCAATGCCGCGCAGAAGTCGGACTATTTGCCGAAGATCGCGAACGGCTCGCTGCTCGCGACACTCGCGATCGACGAGGGCGCCAAGCACCGCCCGCTCCAGACCAACCTACAGGCCGTGCGCGCTGGCAACGGTTTCAAGCTTTCCGGCGCCAAGGCGCTGGTGGTTGACGGCCACGTCGCTGATCTCCTGATCGTCGCCGCGCGCACCGCCGGCTCGGCCGGCGATCGGGAAGGCCTGACGCTGTTCCTGGTCAACCCCAAGGCCAAGGGCATCTCGATCGAGCGCACCATCATGGTCGACGCCCACAACGCGGCGCGGATCGAGTTCGCCAATATCGAGGTGAACGCCGACAGCGTGCTCGGCGAGGTCGATCAGGGCGCTGGCCTGCTCGACGGCGTGCTCGATATCGGCCGCGGCGCGGTCGCCGCCGAAATGGTGGGCTTGAGCGACGAAGTGTTTGGCCGCACCGTCGAGTACCTCAAGAACCGAAAGCAGTTCGGCAAGCTGATCGGCGAATTCCAGGCGCTGCAGCACCGCGCCGCCGAGCTCTATGTCGACATCGAGATCACCCGCGCCGCCACGATGAAGGCACTGCAGGCGCTGGATGCCGACGTTACCAAGGCTGCATCAGCCGTCGCCGTCGCCAAGGCGCGCGCCGGCACCACCGCCACCCGCGCGGTGCAGGAGGGCGTGCAGATGCACGGCGGCATGGGCATGACCGACCAGTTCGACATCGGCTTCTTCATGAAGCGCGCACGGGTGTGCGAAGAATTGTTCGGCGACGCCAACTACCACACCGAGCAGCTGGCCCGGGTGCGGGGGTATTGA
- a CDS encoding amino acid ABC transporter substrate-binding protein — protein MRTFRGGLLIGLAVAVLVAVLAIIYEFYDTRTLKRTVRRGEVLCGVNKGLPGFSIPDDKGNWTGFDVDFCRAVAAAIFNDPSKAKFVPLDASERFKELQSRKVDILSRNSTWSMARELDYDLYFPAVAYYDGAGFMLPRSRNKETALDLTGSKVCVQAGTTTALNVSDYFRANNMKYEEVKFDKLDDVVKAYDTGKCDTLSADVSQLYALRLNLSKPGDHMILPDMISKEPLAPVVRQRDDDWMMIVKWTLYAMINAEELGVSSENIDEALKSKKPEVMRLVGTEGNYGEQLGLTKDWVVRIIRNVGNYGEMYERNIGEKSKLKIPRGMNQLWNAGGVQYAPPMR, from the coding sequence ATGCGCACATTTCGAGGCGGCCTGCTGATCGGGCTCGCGGTCGCCGTGCTGGTCGCCGTTCTGGCCATCATCTATGAATTCTACGACACCCGCACCCTGAAGCGCACTGTGCGCCGCGGCGAGGTGCTGTGCGGCGTCAACAAGGGCCTGCCGGGCTTCTCGATCCCCGACGACAAGGGCAACTGGACCGGCTTCGACGTCGATTTCTGCCGCGCCGTCGCTGCCGCGATCTTCAACGACCCGAGCAAGGCCAAGTTCGTGCCGCTCGACGCCAGCGAGCGCTTCAAGGAATTGCAGAGCCGGAAGGTGGACATCCTCTCGCGCAACTCGACCTGGAGCATGGCGCGCGAGCTCGACTACGACCTCTATTTCCCCGCGGTCGCCTATTACGACGGCGCAGGCTTCATGCTGCCGCGCTCGCGCAACAAGGAGACCGCGCTGGACCTGACCGGCAGCAAGGTCTGCGTGCAGGCCGGCACCACCACCGCGCTCAACGTCTCCGATTACTTCCGTGCCAACAACATGAAGTATGAAGAGGTGAAGTTCGACAAGCTCGACGACGTGGTGAAGGCCTACGACACCGGCAAGTGCGACACGCTCTCGGCCGACGTCTCCCAGCTCTATGCGCTCCGGCTGAACCTGTCGAAGCCCGGCGACCACATGATCCTGCCGGACATGATCTCCAAGGAGCCGCTCGCCCCCGTCGTGCGCCAGCGCGACGACGACTGGATGATGATCGTGAAGTGGACGCTCTACGCCATGATCAACGCCGAGGAGCTCGGCGTGTCCTCCGAGAACATCGACGAGGCGCTGAAGTCGAAGAAACCCGAGGTAATGCGCCTCGTCGGCACCGAGGGCAATTACGGCGAGCAGCTCGGCCTCACTAAGGACTGGGTGGTCCGCATCATCCGCAACGTCGGCAATTACGGCGAGATGTACGAGCGCAACATCGGCGAGAAGTCGAAGCTGAAGATCCCGCGCGGCATGAACCAGCTGTGGAACGCGGGTGGCGTGCAGTACGCGCCGCCGATGCGGTAG
- a CDS encoding acyl-CoA dehydrogenase family protein, which translates to MSDTENADLEKFRNETRAWLEANCPPEMRKPVTSDTDVFWGGRNAKFSSEPQRIWFERMRDKGWTVPDWPKQYGGGGLSAAEHKVLRAEMAKMGARPPLSSFGIWMLGPALLKYGNDAQKQEHLPKIAAGEIRWCQGYSEPNAGSDLASLQTRAESDGDDFVITGSKIWTSYANYADWIFCLVRTDPAAKKHDGISFILFDMTSKGVTTKPILLISGYSPFCETFFDGVRVPKSHVVGTVNRGWDVAKYLLQHERAMISGMGERGVGRPLGQIAADSVGSDAQGKLDDAMLRGQIATFDVDEAALAACAERAVDLAKAGQAHPAFSSAMKYYGTELNKRRYEILMSAGGVDALEWESERSKQGARPRAWLRTKANSIEGGTSEVMLGIVAKRILDLPGA; encoded by the coding sequence ATGAGCGACACTGAAAACGCCGATCTCGAAAAATTCCGCAACGAGACGCGCGCCTGGCTGGAAGCCAATTGCCCGCCGGAGATGCGCAAGCCCGTGACGTCGGACACCGATGTGTTTTGGGGCGGCCGCAACGCAAAGTTCTCGTCCGAACCGCAGCGCATCTGGTTCGAGCGCATGCGCGACAAGGGTTGGACCGTGCCGGATTGGCCGAAGCAGTATGGCGGCGGTGGCCTCAGCGCCGCCGAGCACAAGGTGCTGCGCGCCGAGATGGCCAAGATGGGCGCGCGCCCGCCGCTGTCGAGCTTCGGCATCTGGATGCTCGGACCCGCTCTGCTGAAATACGGCAATGACGCGCAGAAGCAGGAGCATCTGCCAAAAATCGCGGCGGGCGAGATCCGCTGGTGCCAGGGCTATTCCGAGCCCAACGCCGGCTCCGATCTCGCCTCGCTCCAGACCCGCGCTGAGAGCGACGGCGACGATTTCGTCATCACGGGCTCGAAGATCTGGACGTCCTACGCCAATTACGCCGACTGGATCTTCTGCCTCGTCCGCACCGATCCCGCGGCCAAGAAGCACGACGGCATCAGCTTCATCCTGTTCGACATGACCTCGAAGGGCGTGACGACCAAGCCGATCCTCTTGATCTCCGGCTATTCGCCGTTCTGCGAAACCTTCTTCGACGGCGTCCGCGTGCCGAAGTCGCATGTGGTCGGCACCGTCAACCGCGGCTGGGACGTCGCAAAATATCTGCTGCAGCACGAGCGCGCGATGATCTCCGGCATGGGCGAGCGCGGCGTCGGCCGTCCGCTCGGCCAGATCGCAGCCGACTCGGTCGGCTCCGACGCGCAAGGCAAGCTCGACGATGCGATGCTGCGCGGGCAGATCGCAACGTTCGACGTGGATGAAGCCGCGCTTGCGGCTTGCGCGGAGCGCGCGGTCGATCTCGCCAAGGCCGGGCAGGCGCATCCAGCGTTCTCCTCCGCGATGAAATATTACGGCACCGAGCTCAACAAGCGCCGCTACGAGATCCTGATGTCGGCCGGCGGCGTCGATGCGCTGGAATGGGAGAGCGAGCGCTCCAAGCAAGGCGCCCGCCCGCGCGCCTGGCTGCGCACCAAGGCGAATTCGATCGAGGGCGGCACGTCCGAGGTCATGCTCGGCATCGTCGCCAAGCGTATCCTGGATTTGCCGGGGGCGTGA
- a CDS encoding MFS transporter, with protein sequence MLDNLHHPPIGESSLRYEGWRIVAVCFLLATFGWGLGFYGQSVYVAELQRARGWPASLISSGTTFFYLFGALLVVFVGEAVRKYGPRICLIAGTLAMAAASVAIGAVREPWQLYLADAVLAFGWAGTSLAMITNTISLWFDQKRGMAISLALNGASFGGIVGVPLLVTLIGHIGFASAMCAAAGAMLVLLVPVILLVVGRPPDLHGWQATAKAKPQSSTEIRAWALRDLGFLTVTIAFALVLFAQVGFIVHLISFLDPVIGRERAAVAVAVLTAMAVVGRVLFSLVIDRLNQRLASALSFLSQAAALLVVINLHNDYVLIAACAVFGFSVGNLITLPSLIVQQEFDPASFGVLISLNTAINQVTYAFGPGIVGALRDWSGSYSLPFYLCIALEVAAAALIMVRRKRKAKLL encoded by the coding sequence ATGCTCGATAATCTTCATCATCCACCCATCGGCGAATCCTCCCTCCGCTACGAAGGCTGGCGCATCGTCGCCGTCTGCTTCCTGCTCGCGACCTTCGGCTGGGGGCTCGGCTTCTACGGCCAGAGCGTCTATGTCGCCGAGCTCCAGCGCGCGCGGGGCTGGCCGGCCTCGCTGATCTCGTCCGGCACCACGTTCTTCTATCTGTTCGGCGCGCTGCTGGTCGTCTTCGTCGGCGAGGCCGTTCGAAAATATGGCCCGCGCATCTGCCTCATCGCCGGCACGCTGGCGATGGCGGCAGCTAGCGTCGCGATCGGCGCGGTGCGCGAGCCCTGGCAGCTTTATCTCGCCGACGCCGTGCTCGCCTTCGGCTGGGCCGGCACGAGTCTCGCCATGATCACCAACACGATCAGTCTCTGGTTCGACCAGAAGCGCGGCATGGCGATCAGCCTCGCGCTCAACGGCGCGAGCTTCGGCGGCATCGTCGGCGTGCCGCTGCTGGTGACGCTGATCGGCCATATCGGCTTTGCCAGCGCGATGTGCGCCGCCGCCGGCGCCATGCTGGTCCTGCTCGTGCCGGTGATCCTGCTCGTTGTCGGCCGTCCGCCCGATCTTCACGGCTGGCAGGCGACAGCGAAAGCGAAGCCGCAATCGTCGACAGAGATCCGCGCCTGGGCGCTGCGCGACCTCGGTTTCCTCACGGTGACCATTGCGTTCGCGCTGGTGCTGTTCGCGCAGGTCGGCTTCATCGTCCACCTGATCTCGTTCCTCGACCCCGTGATCGGCCGTGAGCGCGCCGCGGTTGCCGTCGCGGTGCTCACCGCGATGGCGGTGGTCGGCCGCGTGCTGTTCTCACTGGTGATCGACCGCCTCAACCAGCGGCTGGCGTCCGCGCTCTCCTTCCTGAGCCAGGCTGCAGCACTTCTCGTCGTCATCAATCTGCACAACGACTACGTGCTGATCGCGGCCTGCGCGGTGTTCGGCTTCTCGGTCGGCAACCTCATCACGCTGCCGTCGCTGATCGTGCAGCAGGAGTTCGACCCCGCCTCGTTCGGCGTGCTGATCAGCCTCAACACCGCGATCAACCAGGTGACCTATGCCTTCGGCCCCGGAATCGTCGGGGCCTTGCGCGATTGGTCCGGCAGCTATTCCCTGCCGTTCTATCTCTGCATCGCGCTCGAGGTGGCGGCGGCCGCGTTGATCATGGTGCGGCGCAAGCGAAAAGCGAAGCTCTTGTAG
- a CDS encoding L,D-transpeptidase, with protein MTDFRRLTGMFLAAMGLILSAPQAFAQQPDRGDEPGLIADESYQLDPEWQKQVVYFRTTEAPGTIIVSTAERHLYLVQPGGRAIRYGIGVGRDGFQWQGLVTITNKKEWPDWTPPPEMIQRQPYLPRFMAGGPGNPLGARAMYLGTTVYRIHGTNRPDTIGTKVSSGCFRLVNNDVADLYERVPVGTKVVIRQKPEL; from the coding sequence ATGACCGATTTTCGTCGCCTGACCGGGATGTTCTTGGCTGCGATGGGACTGATCCTGTCCGCGCCGCAGGCCTTCGCCCAGCAGCCGGACCGCGGCGACGAGCCGGGCCTGATCGCCGATGAGAGCTACCAGCTCGATCCGGAATGGCAGAAGCAGGTGGTCTATTTCCGCACCACCGAAGCGCCGGGCACGATCATCGTCTCGACCGCCGAGCGTCACCTTTACCTGGTGCAGCCGGGCGGGCGCGCGATCCGCTACGGCATCGGCGTCGGCCGCGATGGTTTCCAGTGGCAAGGGCTGGTGACCATCACCAACAAGAAGGAATGGCCGGACTGGACGCCACCCCCGGAGATGATCCAGCGCCAGCCCTATCTGCCGCGCTTCATGGCCGGTGGCCCCGGCAATCCGTTAGGGGCCCGCGCGATGTATCTCGGCACCACCGTCTACCGCATCCACGGCACCAACCGCCCCGACACGATCGGCACCAAGGTGTCGTCGGGCTGCTTCCGTCTCGTCAACAACGACGTCGCCGATCTCTACGAGCGCGTGCCTGTCGGCACCAAGGTCGTCATCCGGCAGAAGCCCGAGCTCTAA